The following coding sequences are from one Wenzhouxiangella sp. AB-CW3 window:
- a CDS encoding Ig-like domain-containing protein: protein MPVLGVLLALLPVIGLADRGSLAIGDGVVVQFGADAGLVVEGRLVADEGAVLTGLNDPEHGGTASAGDPVPWPGFWRGVELDPEAEEDALELFGLTLRYAAIALGPLVHDFDLSSLTLQDNQLGLWLTDGSGAELTNLVLLDNHVGVQVEGLAMPVIRDSDFGGQVDYAVRSLTPSAEVDARYNWWGDASGPNHSVLNPDGLGDAVSDGVLFEPFLDGPPMGGCQVELAGGLYQRTNPEIELLLQCRHAVDMRLSEDPGFQGIDFQPYAESTQFVLSSESGEKQVYVEFRGPGGDSVVVNLPQVIQFQAPWPEVTILDPTSGQILTEDTLIRAQVSSVHPLTQVRFHVGEQLLGSRQSPPFEMDWAIEGFVPGPHVIRVRAIDVHGYQTEESVEVELQIEEPGEEPIARDNQYSIEQDTELVVDAAEGVIQNDHLPLGVDELELVSDVLNGSLQLESDGSFVYQPAAGFHGSDRFHYRVHSDGMVSNQATVSIHVTPPNRPPIAEDVQYVTSIDQSLLVEPPGVLANDHDPDGDELIADLKEPPSEGDLSLYSNGSFTYDPPSGFMGAVSFTYRAVDPEGLSDTATVSITVAGEPVAVDDNYSSTEGEILAVAPEWGVLANDELNGHDVTVELVQGPSSGSLQLQADGSFVFDPVEYFYGEVTFSYRLVYAGGVSDPATVLINIARVNHEPIARPLDFIADYQTELEVMADEGVLSNDSDIHDDPLTAHLVEPPRHGQLELDEDGAIRYLPDTGFLGVDDFVYAARDPEGLEGQAIVTIEVTPGPMALNDVYFLAVDETLEVAAPGVLDNDYHQPQNHDLTTVLVREPEHGVATLATDGDLIYQPDPGFQGIDYLEYVATTGQADSNVASVTFAVGTTSVPIAQSIDGIVGQQGEALVYEDSVLDNDFEPNDLPMEASFVPGSLNPSNAGSVDLNDDGTFEITPSSSFRGNLSFRYVAFNGSHISNEATVNVSFEPVNQGVNARDDSYGLTPGETLEVSTSRGVLRNDSRDLLYGNLVVTLESGPEHGELDLRTDGSFTYQPDAGFVGQDSFVYRATQSAGDAWDTATVTLTTNSPPVTTSLHLDLVEDTLYDYGALPNPLDGAHDPDGGEVWIYSRTGNYPICETWVRSPSSSWVRPRGSIRVCLQQDGELSIETRNNFCGDSGALRYWVTDGIARTRGEIYVDVAPTPDPPVSQDNHYLVFPDTTADIPSEDGVLSNDHDPDKQFESYGCFDPDTEPTRARLIEPPEHGSIVLDMDGAFRYTPDAGFNGTDTFVYEAYDGTGRDDSATVTLTVNAPPVGQPDFYQLDENSTLSVPAPGVLENDSDPNVDTTNLRVRRYRPSGQCGPCHGSLQLSSNGSFEYQPDQNFHGQDRFWYQVGNGLRWSAPVEVTLQIFRVRHPLQLEPDLYRGYQDTALVIPPTHGVLANDEELDGLDFWVDGVATPPERGELTLEADGSFVYVPEATFHGEDRFRYRAINESGLTAEAEVTLVVRHVNSPPVAVDDVYEVASGSTLTVGAEEGVLANDYDLDDDPLQAYLVRPPSVGELNLSSDGSFVFHSPSGPSQIVTWSYQVRDGKGGVDAAEVEMRVIQEGDPPLPELQDDHYLVEGQQLLVAASQGVLANDMHVAGQQVVLLEAPEYGQLSLDADGGFTYQADSEVRSTQYFRYGLADVDGISALVTLEFLGSGPPLVARENAYWQVGHEHLDVPAPGVLDNDDASGAVAELVGSMPSEHGSVSLQADGSFSFTPAAGFSGKTWFQYRLRRNGEVSNTVQVDIHIEPADGDEDRLFNDRFEQD from the coding sequence TTGCCGGTCCTGGGCGTGCTGTTGGCCCTGTTGCCGGTCATCGGCTTGGCTGATCGCGGCAGCCTGGCAATAGGTGACGGTGTGGTAGTGCAGTTTGGTGCTGATGCAGGACTTGTCGTTGAGGGGCGACTGGTTGCTGACGAAGGAGCAGTCCTGACAGGGCTGAACGATCCGGAGCATGGCGGAACGGCAAGCGCTGGTGACCCTGTTCCATGGCCAGGGTTCTGGCGTGGCGTGGAACTTGACCCCGAAGCGGAGGAGGATGCCCTTGAGTTGTTCGGTCTGACCTTGCGCTACGCGGCCATTGCCCTGGGTCCGTTGGTGCATGATTTTGATCTGAGCTCGCTAACCTTGCAGGACAATCAACTGGGCCTGTGGCTCACTGATGGTTCGGGTGCTGAGCTGACCAATCTTGTTCTGCTGGACAATCATGTTGGTGTCCAGGTTGAGGGGCTGGCCATGCCGGTGATCCGTGACTCAGACTTCGGGGGGCAGGTTGACTATGCCGTTCGAAGCCTCACCCCAAGCGCAGAGGTTGATGCCCGATACAACTGGTGGGGCGATGCCAGCGGCCCCAACCACTCTGTACTCAATCCAGATGGGCTCGGTGATGCTGTCAGCGACGGTGTTCTTTTCGAGCCATTCCTTGATGGTCCGCCCATGGGTGGCTGCCAGGTCGAGCTGGCTGGTGGGCTCTACCAGCGTACCAACCCCGAGATCGAGTTGCTGTTGCAGTGTCGTCACGCAGTCGACATGCGCTTGTCAGAGGATCCTGGGTTTCAGGGGATCGATTTTCAGCCTTACGCCGAATCGACGCAGTTCGTGCTCAGCTCTGAATCAGGAGAAAAGCAGGTATACGTGGAATTCCGTGGGCCGGGTGGCGATAGCGTCGTCGTCAATCTGCCACAGGTCATCCAGTTCCAGGCGCCGTGGCCGGAAGTTACCATTCTTGATCCGACAAGTGGACAGATCCTTACCGAAGATACATTGATACGCGCCCAGGTCAGTTCCGTGCATCCACTGACACAGGTTCGATTCCATGTGGGCGAGCAACTGCTCGGCAGCCGGCAGAGTCCCCCATTTGAAATGGACTGGGCGATAGAAGGTTTTGTGCCGGGCCCTCATGTGATTCGCGTTCGCGCCATCGATGTGCATGGCTACCAGACAGAAGAATCAGTCGAAGTCGAGCTGCAAATCGAGGAGCCGGGCGAGGAGCCGATCGCGCGTGACAACCAGTATTCTATTGAGCAAGATACAGAGCTGGTTGTGGATGCAGCCGAGGGCGTGATCCAGAACGACCATTTGCCGTTGGGTGTGGACGAGCTGGAACTGGTTTCCGATGTGCTCAATGGCAGTCTGCAACTGGAGTCGGACGGCAGTTTTGTCTATCAACCGGCTGCCGGATTTCATGGTAGTGACCGTTTCCACTATCGTGTTCACTCGGACGGTATGGTTTCCAATCAGGCGACGGTTTCCATCCATGTCACTCCCCCGAACCGCCCGCCCATTGCCGAAGATGTCCAGTATGTAACCAGCATTGATCAATCCTTGCTTGTCGAGCCGCCGGGGGTTCTGGCTAACGACCATGATCCCGATGGCGATGAACTGATTGCTGATCTCAAGGAGCCGCCCTCTGAAGGTGATCTGAGCTTGTATTCCAATGGCAGTTTCACCTATGACCCGCCGAGTGGTTTCATGGGTGCAGTGAGCTTTACCTATCGGGCGGTGGATCCAGAGGGGCTGAGTGATACGGCCACGGTCAGTATTACGGTGGCCGGCGAACCAGTCGCCGTCGATGACAACTACTCGTCGACCGAGGGAGAGATTCTGGCCGTAGCGCCGGAGTGGGGTGTGTTGGCCAACGATGAACTGAATGGCCATGATGTCACCGTCGAGCTGGTTCAGGGGCCATCCAGTGGTAGCCTGCAGCTGCAGGCCGATGGCAGCTTTGTATTCGACCCGGTGGAGTACTTTTATGGCGAGGTGACATTCTCCTATCGCCTGGTCTATGCCGGGGGCGTTTCCGATCCAGCTACGGTCTTGATCAATATTGCCCGAGTCAATCACGAACCCATCGCACGCCCACTGGACTTCATCGCTGATTATCAGACCGAACTGGAGGTGATGGCCGATGAAGGAGTTCTATCCAACGATAGCGATATCCATGACGACCCGCTGACAGCCCACCTGGTTGAGCCGCCTCGGCATGGCCAGCTCGAACTGGATGAGGATGGCGCCATCCGATACCTGCCTGACACGGGCTTTCTCGGCGTCGATGATTTCGTCTATGCTGCCCGCGATCCCGAAGGTCTGGAGGGGCAGGCGATTGTGACCATCGAGGTGACCCCCGGCCCGATGGCGCTGAACGATGTCTACTTCCTCGCCGTGGACGAGACACTCGAAGTAGCTGCCCCCGGTGTTCTGGACAACGACTATCATCAGCCACAGAATCATGATCTGACGACAGTGTTGGTGCGCGAGCCAGAGCATGGCGTGGCGACTCTTGCGACAGATGGCGATTTGATCTACCAGCCCGACCCTGGCTTTCAGGGGATTGACTATCTGGAGTATGTGGCGACCACGGGACAAGCCGATTCCAATGTGGCTTCGGTGACCTTTGCTGTTGGTACAACAAGTGTTCCGATCGCACAGAGCATTGACGGCATTGTCGGGCAGCAGGGCGAAGCGCTGGTGTACGAAGACAGTGTGCTCGATAACGATTTCGAGCCCAATGACTTGCCCATGGAAGCCTCGTTCGTGCCGGGCAGCCTGAATCCCTCTAACGCGGGCTCGGTGGATCTCAACGATGACGGCACTTTTGAGATCACGCCGTCATCCAGCTTCAGGGGCAACCTGAGTTTCCGCTACGTGGCCTTCAATGGCAGTCACATCAGCAATGAGGCCACTGTCAATGTCAGCTTTGAGCCAGTCAATCAGGGTGTTAACGCGCGCGATGACAGCTATGGCCTGACCCCGGGCGAGACTCTGGAAGTCAGCACCTCGCGAGGTGTGCTGCGCAACGACTCCCGCGACCTGTTGTACGGCAACCTGGTGGTCACTCTGGAGTCCGGGCCCGAACATGGGGAGCTGGATCTGCGCACCGACGGCTCATTCACCTATCAGCCCGATGCCGGCTTTGTCGGTCAGGACAGCTTTGTCTATCGAGCGACTCAGAGTGCCGGAGATGCCTGGGATACAGCGACCGTCACGCTTACGACCAACAGCCCACCAGTCACCACCTCGCTGCATCTGGACCTGGTGGAGGATACGCTCTACGACTATGGCGCATTGCCCAATCCACTGGATGGGGCCCACGATCCTGATGGTGGTGAGGTCTGGATCTATTCGCGAACCGGCAACTATCCGATATGTGAAACCTGGGTTAGGTCGCCCAGCAGTAGCTGGGTCAGGCCACGGGGTAGCATTCGGGTCTGTCTGCAGCAGGATGGTGAACTGTCGATTGAGACACGCAACAACTTCTGCGGTGATTCCGGGGCCTTGAGATACTGGGTGACCGATGGCATTGCCAGAACCCGTGGTGAAATCTATGTGGATGTTGCTCCGACTCCCGATCCCCCGGTTTCACAAGACAACCACTATCTTGTATTTCCGGATACCACTGCCGACATACCATCTGAGGATGGGGTGCTCAGCAACGACCATGATCCCGACAAGCAGTTCGAGAGCTATGGCTGCTTCGACCCCGATACCGAGCCAACTCGCGCGCGTCTGATCGAGCCGCCGGAGCATGGCAGCATCGTACTCGACATGGATGGCGCTTTCCGCTACACACCCGACGCCGGATTCAACGGCACCGACACATTTGTCTATGAAGCCTATGATGGAACCGGCCGGGATGATTCCGCCACGGTAACCCTGACAGTCAATGCACCGCCAGTAGGGCAGCCTGACTTCTACCAGCTTGACGAGAACAGCACCTTGTCAGTGCCGGCCCCGGGCGTACTGGAGAATGACAGCGACCCCAATGTCGACACCACGAACCTCAGGGTAAGACGTTACAGGCCTTCCGGTCAGTGTGGCCCCTGTCATGGAAGCCTGCAGCTGAGCTCCAATGGCAGCTTCGAGTACCAGCCTGATCAGAATTTCCACGGCCAGGATCGCTTCTGGTACCAGGTTGGCAACGGCTTACGCTGGTCTGCACCGGTGGAAGTCACGCTGCAGATATTCCGAGTGCGTCATCCCCTCCAACTGGAGCCGGATCTTTATCGTGGCTATCAGGACACGGCGCTGGTTATACCACCCACCCACGGCGTGCTTGCGAACGACGAGGAACTGGATGGCCTGGACTTCTGGGTCGATGGCGTGGCCACTCCCCCCGAGCGTGGTGAGCTGACGCTTGAGGCGGACGGGAGCTTTGTCTATGTGCCCGAAGCGACTTTCCATGGGGAGGATCGGTTCCGCTATCGGGCAATCAATGAATCCGGATTGACTGCGGAAGCGGAGGTCACCCTGGTTGTCCGCCATGTCAACTCACCGCCCGTGGCCGTCGACGATGTCTACGAGGTGGCGTCGGGTTCAACGCTGACAGTCGGTGCTGAGGAAGGCGTGTTGGCCAATGATTATGATCTTGATGACGACCCCTTGCAGGCTTATCTGGTTCGTCCGCCGTCAGTTGGAGAGTTGAATCTGTCCAGCGATGGCTCTTTCGTTTTCCATTCCCCATCCGGCCCCTCGCAGATCGTGACCTGGAGTTACCAGGTGCGTGATGGCAAGGGGGGTGTTGATGCGGCCGAAGTCGAAATGCGGGTCATTCAGGAGGGTGATCCGCCATTGCCGGAACTTCAGGACGATCACTATCTGGTTGAAGGGCAGCAGTTGCTGGTAGCAGCGTCCCAGGGGGTATTGGCCAACGACATGCATGTCGCCGGTCAGCAGGTCGTGTTGCTTGAGGCGCCGGAGTACGGACAGTTGAGCCTGGATGCCGACGGCGGTTTTACCTACCAGGCTGATTCCGAGGTTCGTAGCACCCAGTACTTTCGCTACGGCCTGGCTGATGTCGACGGCATTAGCGCGCTGGTCACGCTGGAATTTCTCGGTAGCGGACCACCGTTGGTTGCGCGCGAGAATGCCTACTGGCAAGTGGGTCACGAGCATCTGGATGTGCCTGCACCGGGAGTGCTCGACAATGATGACGCCAGTGGTGCTGTTGCCGAGCTGGTCGGCTCCATGCCCAGCGAGCACGGTAGCGTGAGCCTGCAGGCCGATGGCAGTTTCAGCTTTACGCCAGCAGCGGGATTCTCGGGCAAGACTTGGTTCCAGTACCGCCTGAGACGTAATGGCGAAGTATCCAACACAGTGCAGGTGGACATCCATATTGAGCCGGCTGACGGCGATGAAGACCGTCTGTTCAATGACCGCTTCGAACAAGATTGA
- a CDS encoding carboxypeptidase regulatory-like domain-containing protein: MNTKNWLAVAALLLSTAVGASPLDQAAQWLDQQRNANGYANPAPVVSDELASLRAVSALGVSERIDGAIAASMLNAEYYTLDAMTTQELAHAWLASYFLGQPTETWRKAVLSRQVAGGGFAKYLGGSADLHATMTVLEALLDQRGVHASAFNGAFGWLVDQQHADGAWYAGQPLKPSSFITARAAHFLYALRHDYELSAQLSLSRQALVQLREGDALWGEPHASAAALRFLLVDAPGDAETDAATQAFVDLQQPDGSYSGDTFATAWALLALHQADQPPPPSGRLSELRGQVISADTGGPMATVGVTLTSSTGVRQTATNINGHFEVDELDAGSYTLSLSYPDHDPFEAELTVPFNQVYDVGQIQLFMGGGSETLVVRGLVSDAESGEPIVGATVQGGGVAATTNDEGRYQLLSVPPGDLELRAKAEGYYASSADAFGEAGMVVDFSPTLAPGAGHHTGAILRGVVGAEDTGQPLDGAVIEVAGANQASLQSQVGGEYETVLPQPGPVQIVVSAPGYHSAEWNTMVTAGGLIDYSPFLRPDDGPTPEGAGLRGRVVSAANGEGIDGADLHITNGDEVRFGRADDAGEFSFNELAFDSAVLEIEATGFHPLRLSVAVPPLDVRELGDIPLRPIRMQAYLPDLVVADIDLTVTDTDSFELTQAVEVTVANRGTASTNKSFSLKAFIDAADNDEFDPEVDVVVGSARIAGGLTVGEEKAAVISLEGQVGFRDAPVKVWIDSEQEVMQLNFEHPVVSTAEGCRIDPAPLSSDGIRERWNWSEYSGDERIANVATTPLVVQLTDDNDDGVIDQHDIPDIVFVAGDMRNDTNPSQTRLVALSGDDGRELWAVDHDLSHYTQLAAADINKDGYINIVGVTRTRSHLVAVNHDGSLLWKQPLDGPSRPRPIIPPWAWAGDYVSITNLEGDAEAHIVYGRRVFRGIDGSMLWEGDRDHGGHLGGHAGENPIPIGDGLSSFAADINLDGDKQILAGRTLYDRLGNVIWHRDDLGSEFCDWDGHCISTSGMVAVGNFDEDDYAEIVMVIDGTLRVLNHDGTDLWGPIDLPDNDAGDVAIADLTRDGQPEIVVSQNTVLQVYRYNGDLLWTAPIEDPSGWVSVSIADINGNGWLEILHMDEVNFRLLDGATGVEYFRIRNTSITISEYPVIADVTGDGQANFVVPGNNRTDFPAGTPGIRVYEADNGRWAAARGLWNQHHYSINHIEDDGAVPLTEKPSWLTHNTFRAAYQGENPSALPDITLGRVRLIDDGVNISLEARIGSGGLVNPHDHPRLELFDGDPAAGGERLVMQQLIGLDPGSFVDIRVDDLPLELDSGELHVWINRDQAANECRDNNNHAVLPWQAIAPSGQIELELEPDEVLRGEPLDLPTTVSNQGRLPAEFSVHWRHVDAQGQFISEIGRQTLPVLAPQEALTVEPDWLPLSLIEGVHRVEAVLLGPDGQPVDLTQADFEILAVDGDLPMAGLTILPDKSAYRRDDTVRVQLNAQNRHSAISINQARIELQVTAPNNDVVHAASIPLGNISGGQQVQRHHSLELSEGEIGDYRIEATLISGQNPSPLATAGTGFEVLDQIAISGQVTVGWLEGQPYCTDTVRNQSLSGVQQLPVQARLVHFDTESDADLRQYHLDLAPAESRLTQRHFDGELEAGEYLCVLEAWQDQHWQVLGTAAFELAGAPPTVLMWLEGPDEVSEDGSQTTLALALGTLPAAPVTVSVSHDRPDEIELDLDELQFDADNWDQAQLVTITGLPDDIRDGDQTIWLHAQAASADLAYDGLEAEPLSIINRDIDQPGIEVSPTSLPEFDEDQPTATITVRMLNRPFDPVSLPLSLSDDIDFAISPQVLEFSPDDWEDERTVQIQLQPEEREQAITAWLEFGPASSADEGYDGMEVPAIELQAAPQGGPGVGPPPIPVPLSPWAAWFLIVLLLLTACRKRRLRHV; the protein is encoded by the coding sequence ATGAATACAAAAAACTGGTTGGCTGTCGCGGCCCTGTTGCTTTCAACGGCAGTTGGTGCATCACCCCTGGATCAGGCCGCGCAGTGGCTGGATCAGCAGCGGAATGCCAATGGCTACGCCAACCCCGCTCCGGTTGTCAGTGATGAGCTTGCCAGCTTGCGGGCGGTATCCGCCCTGGGGGTGAGTGAACGAATTGACGGAGCCATTGCGGCCTCGATGCTGAATGCCGAATACTATACCCTGGATGCCATGACCACCCAGGAGCTGGCCCATGCCTGGCTGGCCAGCTACTTCCTGGGCCAACCCACTGAAACCTGGCGAAAGGCGGTCCTGTCGCGTCAGGTTGCGGGTGGGGGGTTCGCCAAGTATCTCGGTGGCAGCGCAGATCTGCACGCCACAATGACGGTGCTGGAAGCGCTGCTTGATCAGCGTGGTGTGCATGCGTCTGCATTCAATGGTGCTTTTGGCTGGCTGGTCGACCAGCAACATGCAGACGGTGCCTGGTATGCCGGTCAGCCGCTCAAGCCTTCGAGCTTCATTACGGCTCGTGCCGCTCATTTCCTGTATGCATTGCGTCACGATTACGAGCTCTCTGCCCAGCTTTCCCTCTCCCGCCAGGCATTGGTGCAATTGCGCGAAGGTGATGCACTGTGGGGGGAGCCCCATGCATCCGCAGCAGCATTGCGCTTCCTTCTGGTTGACGCTCCTGGAGATGCCGAGACTGACGCCGCGACGCAGGCCTTTGTCGATTTGCAGCAGCCAGATGGCAGCTACTCGGGAGATACCTTTGCCACTGCCTGGGCGCTGCTGGCCTTGCATCAGGCCGACCAGCCACCCCCTCCATCCGGCAGGTTGTCTGAGCTTCGTGGTCAGGTCATTTCTGCCGACACCGGTGGTCCCATGGCTACCGTTGGCGTGACTCTGACCAGTTCGACAGGCGTGCGTCAGACCGCTACCAATATCAATGGCCACTTCGAAGTCGACGAGCTGGATGCCGGTTCCTATACGCTCTCGCTGAGCTATCCAGACCACGATCCCTTTGAAGCTGAACTGACCGTCCCCTTCAACCAGGTTTACGATGTCGGCCAGATTCAACTATTTATGGGCGGCGGTTCCGAAACCCTGGTTGTTCGCGGACTGGTCAGCGACGCCGAAAGTGGTGAACCGATTGTCGGTGCCACGGTGCAAGGGGGTGGCGTAGCGGCCACGACCAATGACGAGGGACGGTACCAGTTGCTGTCCGTGCCTCCCGGTGACCTGGAACTGCGTGCCAAAGCCGAAGGCTATTACGCAAGTAGTGCAGATGCTTTTGGTGAGGCTGGCATGGTTGTGGACTTCTCGCCGACGCTTGCGCCGGGTGCCGGCCACCATACCGGGGCAATACTGCGGGGGGTTGTGGGTGCCGAGGACACCGGCCAGCCATTGGACGGTGCGGTCATCGAGGTTGCCGGAGCCAACCAGGCCAGCCTGCAGTCCCAGGTTGGCGGCGAGTACGAGACGGTGCTGCCACAGCCCGGTCCTGTTCAAATCGTGGTCTCAGCTCCGGGGTACCACTCAGCGGAGTGGAACACCATGGTGACTGCTGGCGGTTTGATCGACTACTCGCCGTTTCTGCGTCCCGATGATGGTCCGACCCCTGAGGGTGCCGGTTTACGAGGTCGTGTTGTCAGCGCTGCCAATGGTGAGGGCATTGATGGCGCAGATTTGCATATCACGAATGGTGATGAAGTTCGTTTTGGGCGCGCCGATGACGCGGGTGAGTTTTCCTTCAATGAGCTGGCTTTCGACAGTGCCGTGCTGGAAATCGAGGCGACCGGTTTTCATCCACTGCGTCTGAGTGTGGCGGTGCCGCCACTTGACGTGCGCGAACTGGGTGATATACCGCTGCGGCCCATCCGAATGCAGGCTTATCTCCCCGACCTGGTCGTTGCCGATATCGACTTGACCGTCACTGACACCGATTCGTTCGAGCTCACTCAGGCCGTCGAGGTTACGGTGGCCAATCGTGGCACGGCCAGTACGAACAAGAGTTTTTCGTTAAAAGCATTCATCGATGCTGCCGATAATGATGAATTTGACCCGGAAGTGGATGTGGTGGTCGGCAGCGCACGCATAGCGGGTGGGCTGACAGTTGGCGAAGAGAAGGCAGCGGTTATTTCGCTTGAAGGCCAGGTGGGTTTCCGTGATGCCCCAGTCAAGGTCTGGATAGACAGCGAACAGGAGGTGATGCAACTCAACTTTGAGCACCCCGTGGTCAGCACTGCCGAAGGTTGTCGAATCGATCCCGCACCTCTGAGCAGTGACGGTATTAGAGAACGCTGGAACTGGAGCGAATATTCCGGAGATGAAAGAATCGCCAATGTCGCCACTACCCCGCTGGTGGTTCAGTTGACTGACGACAACGATGACGGAGTGATCGATCAGCATGACATTCCCGATATCGTTTTTGTTGCCGGCGACATGCGCAATGACACCAATCCTTCACAAACCCGCCTGGTTGCGCTGAGTGGCGATGATGGTCGGGAGCTGTGGGCAGTCGACCACGATCTCAGTCACTACACACAATTGGCCGCAGCCGATATCAACAAGGACGGATATATCAATATTGTCGGGGTCACCAGAACACGTTCCCACCTGGTGGCGGTCAATCATGATGGCAGTCTGTTGTGGAAACAGCCGCTGGATGGTCCTTCTCGTCCGCGCCCGATCATTCCACCCTGGGCCTGGGCTGGCGATTACGTCAGCATCACCAATCTTGAGGGGGATGCCGAAGCTCACATCGTGTATGGCAGGCGGGTGTTTCGAGGGATCGATGGCAGCATGCTTTGGGAAGGAGATCGTGATCACGGTGGACATCTTGGCGGTCATGCTGGCGAGAACCCGATTCCGATTGGCGACGGTCTGTCCTCATTCGCGGCAGACATCAATCTGGATGGTGACAAGCAGATTCTTGCGGGACGCACACTCTATGACCGGCTAGGTAACGTCATCTGGCACCGTGACGATCTCGGGAGTGAGTTCTGTGATTGGGATGGTCACTGTATATCGACTTCCGGCATGGTGGCCGTCGGCAACTTCGATGAGGATGACTATGCCGAAATCGTCATGGTGATCGACGGCACCCTGCGCGTACTCAACCATGACGGAACCGACCTTTGGGGGCCCATCGACCTGCCCGACAATGACGCCGGTGATGTCGCCATTGCTGACCTGACCCGCGATGGACAGCCCGAGATCGTGGTTTCCCAGAATACTGTGCTGCAGGTCTACCGATACAATGGTGATCTGCTCTGGACCGCCCCGATTGAGGATCCCAGTGGCTGGGTATCGGTTTCGATTGCCGATATCAACGGCAATGGCTGGCTGGAAATCCTGCATATGGACGAGGTCAACTTCCGCCTGCTCGATGGCGCCACCGGGGTCGAGTACTTCCGCATTCGAAACACCTCGATCACCATTTCCGAGTATCCGGTCATCGCCGATGTTACCGGTGATGGACAGGCCAACTTCGTGGTGCCTGGCAACAATCGCACTGACTTTCCAGCCGGTACGCCGGGCATTCGTGTCTACGAGGCTGACAATGGCCGATGGGCCGCGGCGCGCGGTTTGTGGAATCAGCATCATTACTCGATCAACCATATCGAGGATGACGGCGCGGTGCCCCTTACGGAGAAGCCTTCCTGGTTGACCCATAACACTTTCCGTGCGGCCTACCAGGGTGAGAACCCATCTGCATTGCCTGATATCACACTGGGCCGTGTGCGCCTGATCGATGATGGGGTCAATATTTCCCTTGAGGCGCGAATCGGCAGCGGTGGCCTGGTCAATCCGCACGATCACCCGCGCCTGGAGCTGTTCGACGGCGATCCGGCCGCCGGTGGTGAGCGATTGGTCATGCAGCAGTTGATCGGCCTGGATCCTGGCAGTTTCGTGGACATCCGGGTGGATGATCTGCCGCTTGAGCTGGACAGCGGCGAGTTGCATGTCTGGATCAATCGCGACCAGGCGGCCAACGAGTGTCGCGACAATAACAACCATGCCGTGCTGCCCTGGCAGGCGATTGCTCCCAGCGGGCAGATCGAGCTTGAGCTCGAACCCGACGAGGTGCTCCGTGGCGAGCCGCTGGATTTGCCGACAACGGTTTCCAACCAGGGGCGGCTGCCGGCCGAGTTCAGCGTCCACTGGCGTCATGTCGATGCCCAGGGCCAGTTCATCTCCGAGATCGGCCGGCAAACCCTGCCGGTTCTTGCTCCGCAAGAGGCCTTGACAGTTGAACCAGACTGGTTGCCCCTGTCGCTGATTGAGGGAGTACACCGGGTCGAGGCCGTTTTGCTTGGCCCCGATGGGCAGCCAGTGGATCTGACCCAGGCCGACTTCGAGATCCTGGCCGTGGACGGTGACCTGCCGATGGCCGGTCTGACGATCTTGCCGGACAAGAGCGCCTACCGACGCGACGATACGGTGCGTGTGCAGCTAAATGCTCAGAACCGTCACAGCGCCATCAGCATCAACCAGGCACGCATCGAGTTGCAAGTAACTGCCCCGAACAACGATGTAGTGCATGCAGCCAGCATTCCGCTGGGCAACATCAGTGGCGGGCAACAGGTTCAGCGTCACCATAGTCTGGAATTGAGTGAAGGCGAGATAGGCGACTACCGCATCGAAGCCACGCTGATCAGCGGCCAGAACCCGTCGCCGCTGGCCACTGCCGGCACCGGTTTCGAAGTGCTCGATCAGATCGCCATCAGCGGCCAGGTAACGGTCGGCTGGCTGGAAGGTCAGCCCTACTGTACCGACACCGTGCGCAACCAGTCCTTGTCCGGCGTGCAGCAGTTGCCGGTGCAGGCGCGACTGGTTCACTTCGACACCGAATCCGATGCGGACCTGCGCCAGTATCACCTGGACCTGGCGCCGGCCGAAAGCCGGCTCACCCAGCGCCATTTCGACGGTGAGCTGGAGGCCGGTGAGTACCTGTGCGTGCTGGAAGCCTGGCAGGATCAGCACTGGCAAGTCCTGGGCACCGCGGCCTTCGAACTGGCCGGAGCACCACCGACCGTATTGATGTGGCTGGAAGGCCCGGACGAGGTCAGCGAGGACGGCAGTCAGACCACCCTCGCCCTGGCCCTGGGGACGCTCCCGGCGGCACCGGTGACGGTCAGCGTCAGCCATGATCGTCCCGACGAAATCGAACTGGATCTCGACGAGCTGCAGTTCGATGCCGACAACTGGGACCAGGCGCAGTTGGTCACAATTACCGGGCTGCCCGATGACATCCGCGATGGCGACCAGACCATCTGGTTGCATGCCCAGGCGGCCAGTGCCGATTTGGCCTATGACGGGCTGGAAGCCGAGCCGCTCAGCATCATCAATCGCGACATCGATCAGCCGGGCATCGAGGTCAGCCCGACTTCTTTGCCCGAATTCGATGAGGATCAGCCCACTGCGACGATTACCGTCCGCATGCTCAACCGCCCGTTCGATCCGGTGAGCTTGCCATTGAGCCTGTCGGACGACATTGACTTTGCCATCAGCCCGCAAGTACTGGAGTTCAGCCCGGACGACTGGGAGGATGAGCGCACGGTCCAGATCCAGTTGCAGCCGGAAGAACGCGAACAGGCGATCACCGCCTGGCTGGAGTTCGGGCCGGCATCCAGCGCTGATGAGGGCTACGACGGAATGGAAGTTCCGGCCATCGAGCTGCAAGCCGCACCACAGGGCGGCCCGGGGGTCGGGCCGCCGCCCATCCCCGTGCCCTTGTCGCCGTGGGCGGCCTGGTTCCTGATTGTCCTGTTGTTACTGACCGCCTGCCGGAAGCGGAGACTGCGTCATGTTTGA